From Eremothecium sinecaudum strain ATCC 58844 chromosome III, complete sequence:
AACCAATGCCCGGAAAGAGTGAGGCTGTTAGAATGAACCTATCGCGCCTAGTAAAGGAGATAGTAGTTATTATTTTAATACCACTCACTAACACAGAGGTAAAAAGGAAGGAGGTCATACCACCGAGGACAGGCTTAGGGATTGCGACAAGGGCTGCAGCGAATTTCGTGAATACGCCCATCACTATGAGGAGGAAACAAGCCCAGTAACCCACAGTCCTACTAGCGCAGCGGGTCATGGCAATCACACCATTATTTTGAGCAAAAGTTGACATTGGGGTGATGGTCATGAGGCCGGCTAGTAAGCCGTTTACACCGTCACCAAGAACACCGCCCTGTAAACGGGATTCGTAGACAGGACCTTCTAGCTCGAGCTTTGAAACTTCCATCGATGCATTCAGATCTCCTAGGGTTTCCATGACCAGCAGTGTGTACACAACCAAGAACGGTATAACCGCTGGACCATATACTTTGAACTCGAATGTCTTAACCCATGGGAAAGACAAAACCCGAGCGGAGTCTATACCACTTCTGTCGAAATATCCACAGGCGGCCGCAATAATACAGCCTACTAGTAAACCGACAATGACACTACAGGACTTCATTATTGGAGCACCCCATTTTTCACATAAAATGATAGTAATATAAACGGAGAATGCCAGACCAATAAACTTTGGACTACCGTATGGAGCCGCCATTGGTGCCCCTTCAAAGGGGCACATGCCGTCAATGCACCCTGCACCACCTAAGATATCTTGGAATCCTGACTTTAATAAAGACGCACCCATAGTAACCAACACACTACCTGTCACAACACTTGGGAAGAGTTTTCTTAAGTAACGAGGTGGAACCATACTCAAAGCAATCTCCCACAAAGCGCAAAGAGTAGAAGTTCCAATTAGTGCACCGTAGCCTCTAGTACACTCTAACAATTCGCCGTTAGCACCCGTTGGACAATAGCCTGTTCTATACATCATTGGCAAGATGCCCTGGACCAAGGGCAGCACGCAAAAACTTGTTCCAACAACGGAAAGCATCCCAGATCCCACATACATCTGCGTAAACGGTATTCTGATACGCGTAATCTGGATTAAAGATAGTATGCCACTAACTACCAACGATGCTCCAACCAAATATTGTTGCGAATCGCTGCTGAAGTTGGCGGAAAGAGAGATTAGAATCGGAGGAGTAATAACACCCGCAAGCATTGCTAGCGCATGTTGAAGACCCAAGATAAACCCAAGAACTAGCGGAACATCCTGGTCTACAGCAAAGAAAGGCTGTGTATTCTTGACCTTGCTGAAAATCTGAGGAGTGAATAGAAATTTGTAGTTATATTCACCGATAAGACCTTTTCTCGTGGTCAATTTGCGTTTCAACCTTTTGATCAAGGCATTATCCCCCGTGGACGTCATTGCGTAGTGTTAATCCCCAATTCAATGCCAGCTTCTACAGTGCAGTGAATACTAATTCTACACTCTTAAATTAATTTGAATCTCATCACATTAATTCCTTTTCATGCTATAATTCCGATGAAATTTTTAAGTTACTGGTAAAAAGAAACTTTAATATGTGCCGAATTTTAACTTGAACCTTACAGGAAAAAAAACTCTGATTCTAGAAGTAACTTACATTATGTAATTACTTTTGTCGGCGAAAGATCACCGTCTACAATAATCACCGTCTACAATAATCATGTTTCGTACATTATGATATGCCGGATTTCGTTGTGCATTCCTGAACGCCTAACAGTTTCACCACTTTCTAATCACGTGACAATTCATAAAGATCTCCTATGACATTACGGAGAATGAACGGCGCTCAAGCCAGTTCAATAATTACCCAGTGTCATTATAGGGCATAATTTATACCTCCAATAAACCATGATCTTAACTTAGAGTCGGACAGTCGGCCGACTCAAGCCAGTTCCTACATAGTCGGATTTTTTCGGACCTTAAGTCGTTATTATTTGACCCCGCTATTTTAGTGGCACACATACCTGAAACATAGACCTTGTGTCGTAGTGTGCTATATCAACGGGATCTAAAAGCCTCGTATAGCCTCCTCTCGATACTTGTCACGAAAATAGTTGGTCTAGTGTGCTCCAATCATGTCTAAATTTTTGTCCTTTTCCACGAACCCATTGTCCCTAAAGAAGACGCCGTATCCTTAAACATAAAGGCAATGATATTAAGTCATTATGCTTAGTTCAAATGTGATGTTATAAAAAAGTATAACTTTGGGAGTGTCAATTTTAGGTTCTGTTGGATCTTTCGCTAAAAATAATTACTATAAGCAACTACCAGGACTAGGTGAAAAGAAATAGCAATTTTATCTTGTTGCGACGCCTAATTCAGGGTACATTGAAGTATGTCTAACAGTTTATTGTTGTCTGAATGCATGCTGCAAAGCGAGAAATCTGTTGCATATTCCACATCATTTTCATCTGAACTCTACGCTCATAGCAACGTGTGCCAATTTACGATTTCTACGTCTGAATCACAGGGTTTCTCGTGGAATCAAGATATATTTGCAAGTCAATACCAGCAGTTATGCAAAGTTATCTACGACGGACATGTGGATTCAGTGGACACACTTATTCAGAAAATCACTCCGCCTTCGTACCAAGATGAAAATATCTGTCGTGATGTATTCCATGATGATGAAATGGAGCAAGAGGGTGATTACTCTGATGGAAACGTGGATTCAGACCGGTATGCGACTCGCTCGACAGATATCAACGAGTGGAGAAACAGGTTAACTCGGGAGTTAAGCAAACCACGTAGAAAGTCAGAAAGGAGCATTTCATTTGTATCTGATTCAAAAAATGGGACATACCGCGTTGCAGACGTTATCGAAATAGATGTTAACTCTGCGACACCAGAAAACGTTCGTCTTCGTGCCTTAGTAGACGATTTGTGAATATATTGTCTATATATCATGTTAAGTTTCTAATATACAGGTTTGTCGTGTACGAAGTGGATGCCTTAACTGCGAATCGAATGCATATGTTAGTACAGAAGAGTGTTCTGAGATTAATTAATGGCCTATGACTCTTCctgttcttcttcatcctctCCAAGGTCATCCACGGTTAGAACTGTATCCGCgttattgttgatgatGTATTTTCTCGAAAATCTAGAGGATCTTCCAAGCTTCCTGGCCTCTTCTCTAGCCTTTTGCTTTACTTCCTTTAGCTCGTTTGCAAAGGATTTACGAACAGATCTATTGGTGAACACATCCCATAATTTTAAGCCTGGGTTAACACCCCCCACCACGATTGTACCGTTCACCTCCAAGTCTGGGGCAAAACTGGTGCTTAGAACATTTCCGACACCGAAATCACGAGATAACACCATATGAGGTCCCTTATGTTCGTCATTCGATCCTGAAACAGGGGCTTTCCATAATTTTACAATTTTCTCACCAACTGCACTGGTAATTAACATGTCTGGGACAGAAGAGTTAATCGACAAGGAAGAAATACCTGCATCGTGTGCTTTCAAAGTCCAAATTGGCGCGCCATTCTCGCCATTTCTCAAATCAAATGCATAAACATTACCATTGTCTGTACCTGCCATGAAAACGTTTTCATTTGCGAAACAGACGTTTTCAACATCCTCTCCAGAGCTAACTGACCAATATTTGGACATCTCACTGTCGTTAGATATTCTGACATCGGATAAAGCAACCCGAGAGTCATAACCACCAGTCAACAAGACAGAGCCGTCAGTTGGATGCCATTGTGATGAGGCAACGGGATTACTGCCATGGATCGAAGGAATTGACTGAGCTGCTGATCCGTTGTTTAAATCCCACAATTTTACTGTATGATCTGCAGAAGTGGAAGCTAGGACAGCACGGAATTGTTTGTTGTGGGCCAAAGACAACACAGCATCAGTATGATGAGTAGTGATATGTTTCTTGCCCTTCTTCTTACTCTTCTTGCGACCTGCGCCAGCGTCCCCTGATTCGCCGAGAATCATGTCAGGGAATGCCTTGTCCACACAGTCAAGATTCCATATTTCAATTGATGGGTCAAAAGTTCCAACAGCAGCGAAGTTTGCAATGTTGTCTGAGCTAGATCCGGGCTTATAGTTGATCCACTCCACACACAACGGAAAAGCGGGAAGCATTAAATCGTGATGCACATACAAAGATGGGTCACGGATCAATCCTCTCGCAACATCAGGGTCCTTCTCATCACCTTCCTCGGTTGGAATATCTCCATCATGAAAACCAGCACCATCGTCGTACACATATACGTCTAAATATGATATGTCGTCTTCAGTTCTTGTAGCCAGCACCAAATTGTCGGTAGGGTAGATCTGAAGCTCTTGCTTCTCTTCATGCTCATCATCCTTAGTGGGTAGCGAGATGTATGGATCGTTTTCGTCATCGCCTTCGTGGAAAGTCGCTTCAGCTGGTAGACCAGGGAACATAGCAATTTCTTCACCATCAGCGTCATTATCATAATTCTCCATGTCAAATTCCTTAAGATCATCATCCATCTCTAGTTCACTTTTTAAATTATCTAAAGCTTTCTTCCCTCCACTTTCTTTATCATCAGCCTCCATTAAGTCCTGTTTGGCATCTTCCAAATTCAATTTCGCCAACTGATTAATCCTTTCCatttcaacatcatcaaGTTCATACTTTTCTGGAAATTCAGATGCAAATCCCCTTGGGATCCAAGTAGTAGCAGACAGCATCGTAGAATCAAAGATCTTTAATGGATTCAGGGCCTAGATGTTGTACTGAAgagctcatctcatcgccaataaaatattttcatacaaaaatttttattataAAAAGAAATGTGTCACGTGAAACACCTAAACTTGCTCATACTATGAACAAAGATGGATCAGGTCGGTTATAATTTATTCATCACTTAACTTGATTCTAGTTATGATATTTGACTATATTTATTAGTTTGTAGTTACTTTCTTAGTCGTTGTATGTTTTTGTTCTATATTTCTCATGCATAAGCCTGCTAAATTCGAATTACATTACTTCCGAATAAACTTCCTCGAACAAGCATCAAGTAGAATCACGAAGTAAA
This genomic window contains:
- a CDS encoding nucleobase:cation symporter-2 family protein (Syntenic homolog of Ashbya gossypii AFR622W; Syntenic homolog of Ashbya gossypii NOHBY658; No homolog in Saccharomyces cerevisiae; Non-syntenic homolog of Kluyveromyces lactis KLLA0D04356g), whose amino-acid sequence is MTSTGDNALIKRLKRKLTTRKGLIGEYNYKFLFTPQIFSKVKNTQPFFAVDQDVPLVLGFILGLQHALAMLAGVITPPILISLSANFSSDSQQYLVGASLVVSGILSLIQITRIRIPFTQMYVGSGMLSVVGTSFCVLPLVQGILPMMYRTGYCPTGANGELLECTRGYGALIGTSTLCALWEIALSMVPPRYLRKLFPSVVTGSVLVTMGASLLKSGFQDILGGAGCIDGMCPFEGAPMAAPYGSPKFIGLAFSVYITIILCEKWGAPIMKSCSVIVGLLVGCIIAAACGYFDRSGIDSARVLSFPWVKTFEFKVYGPAVIPFLVVYTLLVMETLGDLNASMEVSKLELEGPVYESRLQGGVLGDGVNGLLAGLMTITPMSTFAQNNGVIAMTRCASRTVGYWACFLLIVMGVFTKFAAALVAIPKPVLGGMTSFLFTSVLVSGIKIITTISFTRRDRFILTASLFPGIGCVLIPDWFSHVFNYTGSNQALEGFLNAITLVMGSSYCLAGFIATILNLFLPQEFDDHDDDEHNVNPPRTIEINEIDMDAYVPQYNSFERQIDLNLKVKKENEEKYSA
- the UGX2 gene encoding Ugx2p (Syntenic homolog of Ashbya gossypii AAR079C; Syntenic homolog of Saccharomyces cerevisiae YDL169C (UGX2)), producing the protein MSNSLLLSECMLQSEKSVAYSTSFSSELYAHSNVCQFTISTSESQGFSWNQDIFASQYQQLCKVIYDGHVDSVDTLIQKITPPSYQDENICRDVFHDDEMEQEGDYSDGNVDSDRYATRSTDINEWRNRLTRELSKPRRKSERSISFVSDSKNGTYRVADVIEIDVNSATPENVRLRALVDDL
- the PWP1 gene encoding rRNA-processing protein PWP1 (Syntenic homolog of Ashbya gossypii AAR078W; Syntenic homolog of Saccharomyces cerevisiae YLR196W (PWP1)); the encoded protein is MLSATTWIPRGFASEFPEKYELDDVEMERINQLAKLNLEDAKQDLMEADDKESGGKKALDNLKSELEMDDDLKEFDMENYDNDADGEEIAMFPGLPAEATFHEGDDENDPYISLPTKDDEHEEKQELQIYPTDNLVLATRTEDDISYLDVYVYDDGAGFHDGDIPTEEGDEKDPDVARGLIRDPSLYVHHDLMLPAFPLCVEWINYKPGSSSDNIANFAAVGTFDPSIEIWNLDCVDKAFPDMILGESGDAGAGRKKSKKKGKKHITTHHTDAVLSLAHNKQFRAVLASTSADHTVKLWDLNNGSAAQSIPSIHGSNPVASSQWHPTDGSVLLTGGYDSRVALSDVRISNDSEMSKYWSVSSGEDVENVCFANENVFMAGTDNGNVYAFDLRNGENGAPIWTLKAHDAGISSLSINSSVPDMLITSAVGEKIVKLWKAPVSGSNDEHKGPHMVLSRDFGVGNVLSTSFAPDLEVNGTIVVGGVNPGLKLWDVFTNRSVRKSFANELKEVKQKAREEARKLGRSSRFSRKYIINNNADTVLTVDDLGEDEEEQEES